One window of the Montipora foliosa isolate CH-2021 chromosome 4, ASM3666993v2, whole genome shotgun sequence genome contains the following:
- the LOC137999626 gene encoding uncharacterized protein, translated as MDATQQEKHNVFRQDIYRMAFSNEPPQNTRIVTSVNEDVDDEEFDDLEALRLAALQSLGSKNAHIKETLSAADVAGTRRVSLGRRDKSDLQIFAIERSNSVSSSSTDYEEIDISSLRDGTVIEDKRVFHNSDESDSDFNIDNPANEEKLFTDYVEEDETFETIHMSEEEEEEEEEEEEEEVDEDDDDDDDDDDDDDDDDDDEKDYSVEDFDDEQEIDNGDKHVIRNTENLSDDNEVIDDSTASNDEAENVVDSDEDFESNDGLSEIGNYQDDIDLSHEIPVENLSEDDVRDIIEEQSASHSEILELDSDLPDSEEDISIINDISITIPNESHAANKIEKCLEIINSVEWENDQKIGHNSGSDIEQVNHMNLLSSQRIIVSCSDSGDEKSDIQVNEEIKKTGELQSIKSKLADGKKDKENFGDSSLSCDIVEKTPLRTSSDTTKSDLTKQKEKAAESVNQTTNSSAICKSSNETSKKSSTIFTVKKPELPNDNSSKIKKDNGQETLTKGIKGQKTKEAGNKKWKGQVQNKIEATKPKTVSTDIEVVPTNSKASKGLGTKPDQKEEMDFDQLSIEDEDSDFVEEEGGNLPAVKSRVGLSKIPTEHLRTKRSSSRENRRKRRCSYSPERARTSGRPHQYRSPSRERLWDHRFLGRYNVGDRKRSFSPPSRERRYWGSYSRGERSRSRDRIRSRLDSVVTKNRENRRYHSRSRSRSTSRTRSLRTGSKSKLQGRKETSRDSVKASVRERLEINKERSAFLKRSDSSTRDNSIKKKSLTVKESRSGSDLFVPNGAKVESKKKAVKVTEMKTKQPKDLRSRLSEKKPDQDSEKPKKPTRKDSVIVSKEKELDARIQKIKQQNEAILKRAKEIQAEKMKFR; from the exons ATGGATGCAACACAGCAG GAGAAACACAATGTTTTTAGGCAAGATATTTACCGAATGGCTTTCTCTAACGAG CCACCCCAAAACACAAGGATTGTTACAAGTGTTAATGAAGATGTTGATGATGAAGAGTTTGATGATCTGGAAGCACTACGACTTGCTGCTTTGCAGAGCTTGGGTTCCAAG AATGCACACATCAAGGAAACTCTGAGTGCTGCTGATGTGGCAGGCACTCGTCGTGTGAGTCTTGGGAGACGAGACAAGTCAGATTTGCAGATTTTTGCAATTGAGAGGAGTAACAGTGTTTCTTCTTCAAGTACAGATTATGAGGAAATAGACATAAGTTCGCTCCGTGATGGTACTGTTATTGAAGATAAAAGGGTGTTTCACAACTCAGATGAAAGCGACAGTGACTTCAACATTGATAATCCAGCAAATGAAGAAAAGCTCTTCACAGATTATGTAGAAGAGGATGAAACATTTGAGACTATCCATATgagtgaagaagaagaagaagaagaagaagaagaagaagaagaagaagtagatgaggatgatgatgatgatgatgatgatgatgatgatgatgatgatgatgatgatgatgaaaaggATTACTCAGTTGAGGACTTTGATGACGAGCAGGAGATTGATAACGGTGATAAACATGTTATTAGGAACACTGAAAACTTGTCTGATGATAATGAAGTTATTGATGACAGCACAGCAAGCAATGATGAAGCTGAGAATGTTGTTGACAGTGATGAGGATTTTGAAAGTAATGATGGCTTAAGTGAAATTGGTAATTACCAGGATGATATTGATCTTTCTCATGAAATTCCGGTTGAAAACTTAAGTGAAGATGATGTGCGTGATATTATTGAGGAACAATCAGCAAGCCACTCTGAAATTCTTGAACTTGATTCTGATCTGCCTGATTCTGAAGAGGACATCAGCATTATAAATGACATTAGCATCACTATCCCCAATGAAAGCCATGCtgcaaacaaaatagaaaaatgcTTGGAAATCATCAACAGTGTAGAGTGGGAAAATGATCAGAAAATTGGACATAATTCTGGAAGTGACATTGAACAGGTAAATCACATGAACTTGTTATCTTCTCAGCGTATCATCGTTAGTTGCTCAGACAGTGGAGATGAAAAAAGTGATATTCAAGTCAATGAGGAAATCAAAAAGACTGGAGAACTTCAGTCAATTAAAAGCAAATTGGCAGATGGCAAAAAGGATAAGGAGAATTTTGGCGACTCATCTCTATCATGTGACATTGTAGAAAAGACTCCATTAAGAACTTCATCGGACACTACAAAGTCAGAtttgacaaaacaaaaagaaaaggctGCTGAAAGTGTTAATCAGACTACTAATTCCAGTGCTATTTGTAAGTCTTCAAATGAAACATCTAAAAAGAGTTCAACAATTTTTACTGTGAAGAAACCAGAACTACCAAATGACAACTCCTCAAAGATAAAGAAAGACAACGGGCAGGAAACTTTAACAAAGGGAATAAAAGGACAGAAAACAAAGGAAGCAGGGAATAAGAAGTGGAAAGGGCAAGTGCAAAATAAGATTGAAGCAACCAAACCCAAGACTGTTAGCACGGATATTGAGGTTGTTCCTACGAACAGCAAAGCATCAAAAGGTTTAGGTACTAAACCTGACCAGAAGGAAGAAATGGACTTTGATCAGTTGAGTATTGAAGATGAAGACAGTGACTTTGTTGAAGAGGAAGGAGGGAATCTTCCTGCCGTGAAATCAAGAGTTGGTTTGAGCAAAATACCAACTGAGCATTTAAGAACTAAAAGGAGCTCATCTAGAGAAAACAGGAGGAAAAGAAGGTGTTCTTATTCACCGGAAAGGGCTCGTACCTCAGGACGACCACACCAATATCGCTCTCCATCACGAGAGAGATTATGGGATCATCGTTTCCTTGGAAGATATAATGTTGGAGATCGTAAAAGATCATTTTCCCCACCATCAAGGGAAAGGAGGTACTGGGGAAGTTATAGTCGTGGGGAAAGGAGCCGTAGTAGAGATAGAATTCGGAGTAGACTTGACAGTGTTGTGACTAAGAACAGAGAGAACAGACGTTATCACTCGCGTTCACGCTCTAGGTCAACGTCTAGAACAAGGAGCCTTAGAACTGGATCCAAATCAAAACTACAAGGTAGAAAAGAGACTTCAAGGGATAGTGTCAAGGCCAGTGTTAGAGAACGGCTTGAGATTAATAAAGAAAGGAGTGCGTTTTTGAAAAGGAGTGATTCAAGCACTCGTGATAATAGTATCAAAAAGAAATCATTGACAGTTAAGGAATCTAGGTCTGGCTCAGACTTATTTGTACCCAATGGAGCCAAAGTGGAGTCCAAGAAAAAGGCTGTTAAAGTTACGGAGATGAAAACCAAGCAGCCAAAAG
- the LOC137999627 gene encoding ribonucleoside-diphosphate reductase large subunit-like: protein MSDNIDLENESETLGTYVIKRNQKKQGVFLDKITSRIVKQCYGLKTEFVDAFAITKKVISGIYPGVQTTELDTLAAETAASMTTIHPDYAVLAARLEVSNLHKETKKVFSEVMTDLYEYVNPKNGKHSPLISKEIYEIIMANADTLNSAIIYDRDYHYNYFGFKTLMRSYLLKINGKVAERPQHMLMRVSVGIHQHDIRAAIETYNLMSEKWFTHASPTLFNSGTCKPQLSSCFLLTMTDDSIDGIYETLTTCAKISKSAGGIGLNVHNIRASGSYIAGTNGVSNGLVPMLRVYNATARYVDQGGNKRPGAFAVYLEPWHNDIFDFLDLKKNTGKEEQRARDLFYALWIPDLFMRRCEADGMWSLMCPNECPGLQDCWGEKFDKLYESYEQQGKFRRQIKAQKLWFAILEAQTETGTPYMLYKDACNRKSNQQNLGTIKCSNLCTEIVEYSSPDEVAVCNLASVALNKFVSDETPPRFDFQKLCEVTQVVTRNLNKIIDVNYYPVKEAERSNKRHRPIGIGVQGMADAFILLRYPFESNEAKELNRKIFETIYYGALKASCQLAKENGPYETYEGSPASHGKLQYDLWGVTPTDLWDWAALKADIKKYGLRNSLLVAPMPTASTAQILGNNESFEPYTSNIYTRRVLSGEFQIVNHHLLKDLTERKLWNETLKNKLVAANGSIQHMEEIPDDLKPLYKTVWEISQKALIDMAADRGAFIDQSQSFNVFFAQPDNYKLTSMHFYGWKKGLKTGMYYLRTRPAASAIQFTVDQESLKKTAKSKKENEEALACSLKNPGACESCSG, encoded by the exons ATGTCTGACAACATAGATCTTGAGAATGAAAGTGAAACTTTGGGGACTTACGTCATTAAACGCA ATCAAAAGAAGCAAGGTGTATTTCTAGACAAGATTACTTCTCGTATCGTTAAACAGTGCTATGGCTTAAAAACTGAATTCGTGGATGCG TTTGCTATCACCAAGAAAGTTATTTCTGGTATCTACCCTGGAGTTCAGACAACTGAGCTGGACACCTTAGCTGCAGAGACAGCGGCTTCCATGACAACTATTCACCCTGATTATGCTGTACTGGCAGCCAGACTTGAAGTTTCTAACCTTCACAAGGAAACCAAAAAAGTTTTTAGTG AGGTCATGACTGACTTGTACGAGTATGTGAACCCAAAGAATGGGAAGCATTCTCCACTTATCTCAAAGGAAATCTACGAGATCATTATGGCAAATGCTGAT actcTCAACTCTGCCATTATTTATGATCGTGATTATCATTATAACTACTTTGGTTTTAAG ACTCTGATGAGGTCCTACCTGCTGAAAATAAATGGTAAAGTCGCTGAGCGACCCCAACACATGCTCATGAGAGTTTCAGTCGGCATTCATCAACATGATATTAGAGCTGCTATTGAAACTTACAACCTAATGTCCGAGAAGTGGTTCACACATGCATCTCCCACTCTGTTTAATTCTGGAACATGCAAGCCACAGTTATCAAGTTGTTTCCTCCTGACCATGACAGACGATAGCATTGATGGTATTTATGAAACACTGACTACATGTGCTAAAATTTCCAAGTCTGCTGGCGGAATTGGTCTCAATGTACATAACATAAGAGCTTCTGGAAGCTATATTGCTGGG ACCAATGGAGTTTCAAATGGCCTTGTTCCCATGTTACGTGTTTATAATGCTACTGCAAGATATGTTGATCAGGGAGGAAACAAGCGTCCTGGTGCCTTTGCTGTGTACTTAGAACCATGGCACAATGACATTTTTGATTTCTTGGACTTAAAGAAAAATACAGGAAAAGAGGAACAG CGAGCCAGAGACTTGTTCTACGCATTGTGGATCCCTGATCTTTTCATGCGGCGTTGTGAAGCTGATGGGATGTGGTCATTGATGTGTCCCAATGAGTGTCCTGGTTTACAAGATTGTTGGGGAGAGAAATTTGACAAGCTTTATGAAAG CTATGAGCAACAGGGAAAGTTTCGCAGGCAGATCAAGGCTCAGAAGTTGTGGTTTGCAATCTTGGAGGCACAAACAGAAACTGGTACTCCCTATATGCTATATAAAGATGCATGCAACAGGAAAAGCAATCAGCAG AATCTTGGGACAATCAAATGCAGCAATCTCTGTACTGAAATTGTAGAGTATTCAAGTCCAGATGAG GTTGCTGTTTGTAACTTGGCTTCTGTTGCACTCAATAAATTTGTGAGTGATGAAACTCCACCTCGGTTTGATTTTCAAAAACTGTGTGAGGTCACCCAG GTTGTTACTCGTAACCTAAACAAGATCATCGACGTTAACTATTATCCAGTGAAGGAG GCTGAAAGGTCCAACAAGAGACACAGGCCAATTGGTATTGGTGTGCAG GGCATGGCTGATGCCTTTATTTTGCTGAGGTACCCATTTGAAAGCAATGAAGCCAAAGAACTGaacagaaaaatatttgagaCAATTTACTATGGAGCTTTAAAG GCATCATGCCAGTTAGCCAAGGAAAACGGACCTTACGAGACATATGAAGGTTCACCTGCAAGTCATGGG AAACTTCAATATGATCTCTGGGGTGTAACCCCGACTGATTTGTGGGACTGGGCAGCACTCAAGGCAGATATTAAAAA ATATGGATTAAGAAACAGTCTGCTGGTTGCACCAATGCCAACAGCATCTACTGCACAGATCCTTGGAAATAATGAGTCTTTTGAACCTTACACAAGTAACATCTACACAAGGCGTGTACTTTCTGGGGAATTCCAG ATTGTAAATCATCATCTGTTGAAGGACTTGACTGAGCGGAAACTCTGGAATGAAACGCTAAAAAACAAGCTGGTGGCTGCTAATGGATCTATTCAG CACATGGAGGAGATTCCAGATGATCTCAAGCCACTGTACAAGACAGTCTGGGAAATCTCTCAGAAGGCACTCATTGATATGGCTGCTGACAGGGGAGCCTTCATCGACCAGAGCCAATCCTTCAACGTTTTCTTTGCTCAACCTGACAATTACAAACTGACAAGTATGCATTTCTATGGCTGGAAAAAG GGCCTCAAAACAGGAATGTATTACCTTCGTACCCGCCCTGCAGCTAGTGCAATTCAGTTCACTGTGGATCAAGAGTCTCTGAAGAAGACAGCCAAGAGCAAAAAGGAGAACGAAGAAGCCCTTGCTTGCTCATTAAAAAATCCTGGTGCATGTGAAAGCTGCAGTGGGTAA
- the LOC137998880 gene encoding serine-rich adhesin for platelets-like, which translates to MAFTFSDSYLKLPPITGESSVDIEEENSKTSNGLVRDKHGLVRLPPIVRLDSLRSKSPSVQNLPYAEERKTDESQADIAASGSSLKISHKVDIFRPENSRKFRKKAEREEEEMKLICAQPAAMEISDSERRVSDSEQRFETKKKTGRSRIKQGSRALRRNDLAMLVQPDSLEDQKDKIAAKKLQKLSRSHDLAKSSPELFHRKINLEQEAGASSVEDTTTSTLLSSDFFPESCSRLSKVRLSVHDFDGSSLSRLKNTMKKDDKPKQYRSQKGNLIRQSLSSPNSPVCSESANETESKRKPGRKSLNDITDSVKQFIDRRRPFISPDKKQNLEDGSTGLRVEGKSCSQNGKSSSISSTGVSSAETLHRPLENEKRHSVYDLQQILGLFQREDLKQQASVTCSHSGNSSATNVSQGNDVDSKSSVNASAYDLREFLMLAAAAEVASGKQSTETPKTKLGAGTPLNLLFPNQEGENIKEGPRKGSIYDLKEFLSLASTMSSGSAPTSENPSRSASSSGFISLDCTDGTSDLIPDSAEKTSQGTRRRSTYDLMEFLSLPKSGANSRSESRQSSASSQSDNSVTLNPLPTNRQSEKRSLSVYDLVEFLSMTSEVPPLVRVTSLQGEKTASNSNLLGNDLSQTDGKGRETRSLSVYDLAEFLSISSGVPPLVQVTTSEEEEKERAKTDNNIASMNEEKSERKGIYEKDSLYNLREILNVMRQEQDTTTASTHNLDKEKKTPAPCPSPATGSGGCPNDALLSTTEGKESRDNTNAHRMSARDVRELLGPCASHEGALGSASQQQTQKRFLRKYSNASQSCISIHVTDESNRSLDLDTDDVFLPLPVGDATNSAETQRKRSSVYDLREFLNILNGDDSPLRRRLSSMSSTSSKSAENGSENHPSLIAGSDSAGSSLGAKNDATAHSRPQLPPRQDSGGNMSLYDLGEFLSLLNTDESPLRRRLSSIGDTGTRSESESLKSQFYNLQEILTAFNDYEQKKMSGEITSGLSEAGDVAELSIPVPNLPQRSEGLNQTQYLQSKKQPSAEASKS; encoded by the coding sequence ATGGCGTTTACATTTAGCGATTCATACTTGAAATTACCGCCCATTACAGGAGAAAGTTCAGTAGATATCGAAGAAGAAAATTCGAAAACGTCTAATGGATTGGTTCGCGATAAACATGGTCTGGTTCGATTGCCTCCTATAGTCCGATTGGACTCCCTTCGATCTAAGTCGCCAAGTGTGCAAAATTTGCCTTACGCagaggaaagaaaaacagaCGAAAGCCAAGCTGACATAGCTGCTAGCGGATCATCCTTAAAAATTTCTCACAAAGTGGACATCTTCCGACCTGAAAATTCgagaaaattcagaaaaaaagCGGAAAGAGAGGAGGAAGAGATGAAATTAATATGCGCTCAGCCCGCTGCTATGGAAATAAGCGATTCAGAAAGACGCGTCTCTGACAGTGAACAACGATTCGAGACGAAGAAAAAGACAGGACGCTCTCGAATTAAGCAGGGATCAAGGGCGTTACGACGTAATGATCTGGCTATGCTTGTTCAACCGGACTCGTTGGAAGACCAAAAAGATAAAATAGCAgcgaaaaaattgcaaaaactatCGCGATCACATGATTTAGCGAAATCTTCGCCTGAATTATTTCACCGAAAGATCAATTTGGAACAAGAAGCAGGTGCAAGTTCTGTCGAGGACACAACAACTTCAACGCTCCTGTCGTCTGATTTCTTCCCCGAAAGTTGCTCCAGACTTTCAAAAGTTCGACTTTCTGTTCATGATTTTGACGGTTCTTCACTTTCTCGATTGAAAAATACGATGAAAAAGGATGataaaccaaaacaatatcgttcGCAAAAAGGGAATTTGATTCGCCAATCGTTAAGCAGCCCTAATTCACCTGTTTGCAGTGAATCTGCAAATGAAACCGAGAGCAAACGCAAGCCAGGGCGAAAATCACTTAACGACATTACCGATTCTGTGAAGCAGTTTATAGATCGAAGAAGGCCTTTCATATCTCCGgataaaaagcaaaatttggAGGACGGCTCTACAGGGTTGAGAGTTGAAGGCAAAAGCTGCTCTCAGAACGGTAAAAGTTCATCTATTTCATCTACAGGCGTTTCTAGCGCGGAAACTTTGCATCGACCACTGGAAAACGAGAAGAGACATTCGGTGTACGACTTGCAACAAATTTTGGGCTTGTTTCAGCGAGAAGATTTAAAACAGCAAGCTTCTGTGACGTGCTCGCATTCTGGCAATTCAAGCGCCACAAATGTATCTCAAGGTAACGATGTCGACAGCAAATCTTCAGTGAACGCTTCTGCTTATGATTTGAGAGAATTTCTTATGTTGGCAGCTGCGGCAGAGGTAGCAAGCGGGAAGCAATCAACAGAAACGCCAAAAACTAAATTGGGAGCTGGGACTCCATTGAACCTACTCTTCCCTAATCAAGAGGGTGAAAATATCAAGGAGGGCCCAAGAAAGGGTTCTATTTACGATCTAAAGGAGTTTCTCTCTCTTGCAAGCACTATGAGTTCGGGCTCCGCACCCACGAGTGAAAACCCGAGTAGATCAGCCTCCTCAAGCGGGTTTATCTCTCTAGATTGCACTGATGGTACGTCTGACTTAATTCCTGATAGCGCGGAAAAGACTTCTCAAGGAACACGACGCAGGTCCACCTATGATCTTATGGAGTTCTTATCTTTGCCAAAGTCAGGAGCTAACTCACGATCTGAGTCACGGCAAAGCAGCGCGTCTTCCCAAAGCGACAACTCCGTTACACTTAATCCACTTCCTACGAATAGACAGAGCGAAAAAAGAAGTTTGTCTGTGTACGACCTCGTTGAATTCTTGTCGATGACGTCTGAAGTACCACCCCTTGTCCGAGTTACATCTTTGCAGGGCGAGAAAACCGCTTCCAACAGTAATTTATTAGGAAACGATTTAAGTCAAACTGATGGAAAAGGAAGAGAAACTAGAAGCTTATCTGTGTATGACCTTGCGGAATTTTTGTCAATCAGCTCTGGTGTTCCTCCACTCGTGCAAGTTACAACTTCtgaggaagaagaaaaagaacgagCCAAAACTGACAACAACATAGCTTCGATGAATGAAGAGAAAAGTGAAAGGAAAGGCATCTATGAGAAGGATTCTTTGTACAATTTGAGGGAAATATTAAATGTTATGCGACAAGAACAAGACACAACGACTGCGTCAACACACAATTTAGACAAGGAGAAAAAAACACCAGCCCCTTGTCCATCTCCCGCAACTGGGAGCGGTGGGTGCCCTAATGATGCACTATTGTCAACTACAGAGGGGAAGGAATCAAGGGATAATACCAATGCACACCGAATGTCTGCGCGCGACGTAAGGGAGCTTTTAGGGCCATGTGCATCACACGAAGGCGCCCTCGGCAGTGCAAGCCAGCAGCAGACTCAAAAAAGGTTTTTGAGGAAATATTCCAATGCGTCACAAAGTTGCATTAGCATCCACGTAACAGACGAAAGCAACCGAAGTCTGGACTTGGACACTGATGATGTGTTTCTCCCTTTGCCGGTTGGAGATGCAACGAACTCAGCTGAAACTCAACGTAAGAGAAGTTCTGTGTACGATCTCCGCgaatttttgaacattttaaacGGGGATGATTCTCCACTGAGAAGAAGATTGTCAAGTATGTCATCAACTTCGTCTAAATCCGCCGAAAACGGATCAGAAAATCACCCATCGTTAATTGCAGGTTCAGATTCAGCTGGGTCAAGTTTAGGTGCGAAAAATGACGCTACGGCTCATTCGCGACCGCAGCTCCCGCCTCGACAAGATTCGGGAGGGAACATGTCCCTGTACGACCTGGGCGAATTTCTGTCGCTCCTAAATACGGACGAATCTCCGCTGAGACGCCGACTATCAAGTATCGGTGATACAGGAACACGCAGCGAATCAGAAAGTTTAAAATCGCAATTTTATAACCTGCAGGAAATTTTAACTGCTTTTAACGATTATGAACAGAAAAAGATGAGCGGAGAGATCACCTCTGGTCTTTCAGAGGCTGGTGATGTTGCAGAACTGAGCATTCCTGTTCCTAATTTACCTCAGAGAAGCGAAGGATTAAATCAAACTCAATATTTGCAATCTAAAAAGCAACCATCAGCGGAAGCTAGCAAAAGCTAG